The Impatiens glandulifera chromosome 3, dImpGla2.1, whole genome shotgun sequence genome contains a region encoding:
- the LOC124930397 gene encoding probable pectinesterase 29, with amino-acid sequence MGYLDVFSIVVVLTLFLGSCLAYDFASTVFVDKSGKGQFTTIQVAINSVPLGNNKWFHIVVTPGIYYEKVSIPAEKEYIFLDGGDSSQTTVSWDDSNGGASSTFSSSANNFVAKGITFVNSYNVKQRTNITQALAIIIYGDKNAFYNCGFIGYQDTLCDFMGRHYYKSCYIEGVTDFIWGLGQSVFEDCRINVSAEPGSLGYITAQGQSSEHDSNGFVFSKSNVYGTGQAFLGRAYGTFSRVVFMESTFSSVVYPAGWDPWVHQGEENKLTFVEAGCQGSGANISHRVPWAKIESVNNTLELKNFSTDNFIDKDGWITDTRFE; translated from the exons ATGGgttatttggatgtgttttcaATAGTTGTGGTGTTAACCCTCTTTCTTGGTTCTTGTCTTGCTTATGATTTCGCATCAACAGTATTCGTTGATAAGTCTGGCAAGGGACAGTTCACCACCATTCAAGTTGCAATTAATTCGGTTCCTTTGGGGAATAACAAGTGGTTTCATATCGTGGTTACTCCGGGTATCTACTA CGAGAAGGTATCAATTCCAGCTGAGaaagaatacatatttttaGATGGAGGTGATTCATCTCAAACGACAGTCTCATGGGATGATAGTAATGGCGGTGCCAGCTCCACATTCAGTTCATCTGCCAATAATTTTGTTGCCAAGGGCATAACATTTGTG AACTCGTATAATGTAAAACAGAGAACCAATATCACGCAAGCATTGgcaataataatatatggaGATAAAAATGCCTTCTATAATTGTGGTTTTATTGGATACCAAGACACACTTTGTGATTTTATGGGTCGTCATTACTATAAATCTTGCTATATTGAAGGTGTGACAGATTTTATTTGGGGATTAGGTCAATCCGTTTTCGAG GATTGTAGAATAAACGTCAGTGCCGAACCTGGTAGTCTTGGTTACATTACCGCACAAGGACAATCATCGGAACACGATTCTAATGGCTTCGTGTTCTCGAAGAGTAATGTTTATGGAACCGGGCAAGCATTCCTTGGAAGAGCTTATGGAACATTTTCTAGAGTTGTTTTCATGGAATCCACATTTAGTTCAGTCGTATATCCTGCCGGATGGGATCCTTGGGTTCACCAAGGGGAAGA aaataaattaacttttgtGGAAGCTGGTTGTCAAGGTTCGGGTGCAAACATTTCACATCGGGTGCCTTGGGCGAAGATAGAGAGTGTCAATAATACTTTAGAACTAAAGAACTTCAGTACCGATAACTTTATTGATAAAGATGGATGGATAACCGATACTCGTTTTGAGTAA